A genome region from Aphelocoma coerulescens isolate FSJ_1873_10779 chromosome Z unlocalized genomic scaffold, UR_Acoe_1.0 ChrZ, whole genome shotgun sequence includes the following:
- the TRMT10B gene encoding tRNA methyltransferase 10 homolog B isoform X1: MEEAGSAAGMEAAASEAEAAVVAEALRLLRIEPSAAGGPSAGRAGGAEEPCSRNALRKRRRWQRVLAARRGKRRQERQRRRARRAPADGIGPGPALGSGPAGPGPPSLRRGRVPAALATERLLEARAAGPRLCVDLGVGGSMTEKESGRLASQIRRLYGANRRAARPFWLCLTGFAAGTPVYEQCFRMNDGFAGYLMDTTPQSYLDLFPLDAIVYLTPDSENVLEDIDPDKVYVLGGLVDESIHKQLTLRRAREQSLQTARLPIREYMVRAPNARNYHSETLAINQVFDVLSTYYDTRSWPAALRAGVSSGKGYVLPDTAEQVETAQCTTTAQENALFCGEELHRQEVPT, encoded by the exons ATGGAGGAGGCAGGGTCGGCGGCGGGGATGGAGGCGGCGGCGAGCGAGGCGGAGGCGGCGGTGGTGGCCGAGGCGCTGCGGCTGCTGCGGATCGAGCCTTCGGCCGCGGGCGGTCccagcgcggggcgggcgggcggcgcggagGAGCCGTGCTCG AGGAACGCGCTGCGGAAGCGCCGGCGCTGGCAGCGGGTTCTCGCCGCCCGGCGCGGGAAGCggcggcaggagcggcagcgccgcCGGGCACGGCGGGCACCGGCGGACGGAATCGGCCCGGGACCGGCGCTCGgcagcggccccgccgggcccgggcCGCCCTCCCTCCGCCGCGGAAGGGTCCCGGCCGCCCTGGCCACGGAGCGGCTGCTGGaggcgcgggcggcggggccgcggctctGCGTGGACCTCGGCGTGGGCGGCAGCATGACCGAGAAG GAGAGTGGCCGCCTCGCTTCCCAGATCCGCAGGCTCTACGGGGCgaaccgccgcgccgctcggcCCTTCTGGCTGTGCCTCACGGGGTTCGCGGCGGGGACGCCGGTTTACGAGCAGTGCTTCCGCATGAACGACGGCTTCGCCGGATACCTG ATGGATACAACTCCACAGAGTTACCTGGACCTGTTTCCTTTGGATGCCATTGTTTATCTCACTCCTGACTCTGAGAACG TGCTTGAAGACATCGATCCAGACAAAGTGTatgtgctgggagggctggtGGATGAGAGCATTCACAAG cagctgacCCTGCGGAGGGCACGGGAGCAGTCCCTGCAGACAGCCCGCCTCCCCATCCGCGAGTACATGGTGAGAGCCCCCAATGCCAGGAACTACCACTCCGAGACGCTGGCCATCAACCAGG TCTTTGATGTCCTGTCCACCTACTACGACACACGGAGCTGGCCGGCAGCCCTGAGGGCTGGAGTTTCCTCTGGAAAAGGCTACGTGCTACCGGATACAGCAGAACAGGTGGAGACAGCCCAGTGCACCACTACTGCCCAAGAAAACGCTTTATTTTGTGGTGAGGAGCTGCACAGGCAGGAAGTACCAACATGA
- the DCAF10 gene encoding DDB1- and CUL4-associated factor 10 isoform X2, whose amino-acid sequence MSKGPGPEPGPGPGPDPEPPRHSDPADPGPGAPGGLFAWLRGRCLGRGAAVDPARDTFGAMTGLYGAIQPADSVSLSTRTHGAVFNLEYSPDGSVLTVACEQTEVLLFDPISSKHIKTLSEAHEDCVNNIRFLDNRLFATCSDDTTIALWDLRKLNTKVCTLHGHTSWVKNIEYDTNTRLLVTSGFDGNVIIWDTNRCTEDGCPHKKFFHTRFLMRMRLTPDCSKMLISTSSGYLLILHDLDLNKSLEVGSYPILRARRTTSSSDITSSGSSGPRAVGSPCHQNNSGPLSEKTLSRPSQREGGSPRNSLEVLTPEVPGERDRGNCITSLQLHPKGWATLLRCSSNTDDQEEGAPVRPVSPRCSLRLTHCIEEANVGRGYIKELCFSPDGRMISSPHGFGIRLLGFDAHCSELVDCLPREASPLREIRSLYSHNDVVLTTKFSPTHCQIASGCLSGRVSLYQPKF is encoded by the exons atGAGCAAGGGCCCGGGgccggagccggggccggggccggggccggacCCGGAGCCCCCCCGCCACAGCGACCCCGCGGACCCGGGGCCCGGCGCCCCGGGCGGGCTCTTCGCGTGGCTGCGCGGGCGCTGCCTgggccgcggggccgccgtGGACCCGGCGCGGGACACGTTCGGCGCCATGACCGGGCTGTACGGCGCCATCCAGCCCGCGGACTCCGTGTCCCTCAGCACCCGCACCCACGGCGCCGTCTTCAACCTCGAGTACTCGCCCGACGG GTCGGTGCTGACCGTTGCCTGTGAACAGACTGAAGTCCTGCTCTTTGACCCAATATCTTCAAAGCACATCAAGACTCTCTCCGAAGCTCATGAAGACTGTGTAAATAACATCAG gtTCCTGGATAACCGGCTGTTCGCAACGTGCTCTGACGACACGACGATAGCGCTCTGGGACCTGAGGAAGCTGAACACCAAAGTATGTACTCTGCATGGCCACACCAGCTGGGTCAAGAACATTGAGTACGACACCAACACGAGGTTACTGGTGACGTCGGGCTTTGATGGAAACGTCATCATCTGGGACACCAACAG GTGCACAGAGGATGGATGTCCCCACAAGAAGTTTTTTCACACCCGTTTTCTGATGCGAATGAGGCTGACACCAGACTGTTCCAAAATGCTGATCTCCACCTCCTCTGGTTACCTTCTGATTTTGCACGACCTTGACCTAAACAAGTCTTTAGAGGTTGGCAGCTACCCGATTTTAAGAGCCAGGAGGACCACATCGAGCTCAG ACATAACGTCATCAGGCTCCTCTGGCCCTCGAGCTGTGGGTTCACCCTGTCACCAGAACAACTCGGGGCCGCTCTCAGAGAAAACCCTGTCACGGCCCTCCCAGCGAGAAG GGGGATCACCTAGAAATAGCCTTGAGGTGCTAACACCAGAGGTTCCTGGAGAAAGAGATCGCGGAAACTGCATCACATCACTGCAGCTGCACCCCAAGGGATGGGCCACGCTGCTCCGGTGCTCCAGCAACACAGATGACCAGGAG GAAGGAGCCCCGGTGCGCCCCGTCTCTCCACGCTGTTCCCTGCGCCTGACACACTGCATCGAGGAGGCCAACGTGGGCCGGGGCTACATCAAGGAGCTCTGCTTCAGCCCCGACGGCCGCATGATCTCGTCCCCGCACGGCTTCGGCATCCGCCTGCTGGGCTTCGACGCGCACTGCAGCGAGCTGGTGGACTGCCTGCCGCGGGAGGCCAGCCCCCTGCGCGAGATCCGCTCTCTCTACTCCCACAACGATGTGGTGCTGACCACCAAGTTCTCACCCACGCACTGTCAGATCGCCTCGGGGTGCCTTAGCGGACGTGTCTCCCTCTACCAGCCAAAGTTCTAG
- the DCAF10 gene encoding DDB1- and CUL4-associated factor 10 isoform X1, with translation MSKGPGPEPGPGPGPDPEPPRHSDPADPGPGAPGGLFAWLRGRCLGRGAAVDPARDTFGAMTGLYGAIQPADSVSLSTRTHGAVFNLEYSPDGSVLTVACEQTEVLLFDPISSKHIKTLSEAHEDCVNNIRFLDNRLFATCSDDTTIALWDLRKLNTKVCTLHGHTSWVKNIEYDTNTRLLVTSGFDGNVIIWDTNRCTEDGCPHKKFFHTRFLMRMRLTPDCSKMLISTSSGYLLILHDLDLNKSLEVGSYPILRARRTTSSSDITSSGSSGPRAVGSPCHQNNSGPLSEKTLSRPSQREGGSPRNSLEVLTPEVPGERDRGNCITSLQLHPKGWATLLRCSSNTDDQEWTCVYEFQEGAPVRPVSPRCSLRLTHCIEEANVGRGYIKELCFSPDGRMISSPHGFGIRLLGFDAHCSELVDCLPREASPLREIRSLYSHNDVVLTTKFSPTHCQIASGCLSGRVSLYQPKF, from the exons atGAGCAAGGGCCCGGGgccggagccggggccggggccggggccggacCCGGAGCCCCCCCGCCACAGCGACCCCGCGGACCCGGGGCCCGGCGCCCCGGGCGGGCTCTTCGCGTGGCTGCGCGGGCGCTGCCTgggccgcggggccgccgtGGACCCGGCGCGGGACACGTTCGGCGCCATGACCGGGCTGTACGGCGCCATCCAGCCCGCGGACTCCGTGTCCCTCAGCACCCGCACCCACGGCGCCGTCTTCAACCTCGAGTACTCGCCCGACGG GTCGGTGCTGACCGTTGCCTGTGAACAGACTGAAGTCCTGCTCTTTGACCCAATATCTTCAAAGCACATCAAGACTCTCTCCGAAGCTCATGAAGACTGTGTAAATAACATCAG gtTCCTGGATAACCGGCTGTTCGCAACGTGCTCTGACGACACGACGATAGCGCTCTGGGACCTGAGGAAGCTGAACACCAAAGTATGTACTCTGCATGGCCACACCAGCTGGGTCAAGAACATTGAGTACGACACCAACACGAGGTTACTGGTGACGTCGGGCTTTGATGGAAACGTCATCATCTGGGACACCAACAG GTGCACAGAGGATGGATGTCCCCACAAGAAGTTTTTTCACACCCGTTTTCTGATGCGAATGAGGCTGACACCAGACTGTTCCAAAATGCTGATCTCCACCTCCTCTGGTTACCTTCTGATTTTGCACGACCTTGACCTAAACAAGTCTTTAGAGGTTGGCAGCTACCCGATTTTAAGAGCCAGGAGGACCACATCGAGCTCAG ACATAACGTCATCAGGCTCCTCTGGCCCTCGAGCTGTGGGTTCACCCTGTCACCAGAACAACTCGGGGCCGCTCTCAGAGAAAACCCTGTCACGGCCCTCCCAGCGAGAAG GGGGATCACCTAGAAATAGCCTTGAGGTGCTAACACCAGAGGTTCCTGGAGAAAGAGATCGCGGAAACTGCATCACATCACTGCAGCTGCACCCCAAGGGATGGGCCACGCTGCTCCGGTGCTCCAGCAACACAGATGACCAGGAG TGGACTTGTGTCTATGAATTCCAGGAAGGAGCCCCGGTGCGCCCCGTCTCTCCACGCTGTTCCCTGCGCCTGACACACTGCATCGAGGAGGCCAACGTGGGCCGGGGCTACATCAAGGAGCTCTGCTTCAGCCCCGACGGCCGCATGATCTCGTCCCCGCACGGCTTCGGCATCCGCCTGCTGGGCTTCGACGCGCACTGCAGCGAGCTGGTGGACTGCCTGCCGCGGGAGGCCAGCCCCCTGCGCGAGATCCGCTCTCTCTACTCCCACAACGATGTGGTGCTGACCACCAAGTTCTCACCCACGCACTGTCAGATCGCCTCGGGGTGCCTTAGCGGACGTGTCTCCCTCTACCAGCCAAAGTTCTAG
- the SLC25A51 gene encoding mitochondrial nicotinamide adenine dinucleotide transporter SLC25A51: MLHGKAGAAGPGGSAAAAPEESASRDTAAASGKHYLCGYCAAFTNIAVTFPIQKVLFRQQLYGLRTQDAVRQLRRDGLRTLYRGILPPLMQKTTTLALMFGLYEDFSALLLSHARAPELLTRSAAAALAGTTEAVLTPFERVQTLLQDYKHHDKFTNTYQAFKVLKAYGMREYYRGLVPILLRNGPSNVLFFGLRGPIKQCLPEANSYSAHMVNDFICGGLLGAVLGFLFFPVNVVKTRMQAQIGGEFQSFSKVLVKIWLERDRKLMHLFRGAHLNYHRSVLSWGIINATYEFLLKLL; this comes from the coding sequence ATGCTGCACGGGAAGGCCGGAGCCGCGGGTCCGGGAGGCTCTGCCGCGGCAGCCCCCGAGGAGTCTGCGAGCCGGGACACGGCGGCTGCCTCGGGCAAGCACTACCTGTGCGGCTACTGCGCGGCCTTCACCAACATCGCGGTGACGTTCCCCATCCAGAAGGTGCTGTTCCGGCAGCAGCTGTACGGGCTGCGCACGCAGGACGCCGTGCGCCAGCTGCGCCGCGACGGGCTGCGCACGCTGTACCGCGGCATCCTGCCCCCGCTCATGCAGAAAACCACCACGCTGGCGCTCATGTTCGGCCTCTATGAGGATTTCTCGGCGCTGCTGCTCAGCCACGCGCGCGCGCCCGAGCTCCTCACGCGCAGCGCGGCGGCCGCGCTGGCCGGCACCACCGAGGCCGTGCTCACGCCCTTCGAGCGCGTCCAGACGCTGCTCCAGGACTACAAACACCACGATAAGTTCACAAACACTTACCAGGCTTTCAAGGTGCTGAAAGCATATGGGATGCGGGAGTATTACCGGGGATTGGTACCTATTCTGCTCCGAAACGGGCCCAGTAACGTGCTCTTCTTTGGCCTGCGGGGGCCCATCAAGCAGTGTCTGCCTGAAGCCAACTCGTACAGCGCTCACATGGTCAACGACTTCATCTGCGGGGGGCTGCTGGGCGCTGTGCTGGGCTTCTTGTTCTTCCCTGTGAATGTCGTAAAAACTCGCATGCAAGCTCAGATTGGTGGCGAATTTCAGTCCTTCTCCAAAGTGTTAGTGAAGATCTGGCTGGAACGCGACAGGAAGCTGATGCACCTCTTTAGAGGAGCCCACCTGAACTACCACCGCTCTGTGCTGTCCTGGGGGATCATCAACGCCACCTACGAGTTCCTGCTGAAGCTGCTGTGA
- the TRMT10B gene encoding tRNA methyltransferase 10 homolog B isoform X2: MEEAGSAAGMEAAASEAEAAVVAEALRLLRIEPSAAGGPSAGRAGGAEEPCSRNALRKRRRWQRVLAARRGKRRQERQRRRARRAPADGIGPGPALGSGPAGPGPPSLRRGRVPAALATERLLEARAAGPRLCVDLGVGGSMTEKESGRLASQIRRLYGANRRAARPFWLCLTGFAAGTPVYEQCFRMNDGFAGYLMDTTPQSYLDLFPLDAIVYLTPDSENVLEDIDPDKVYVLGGLVDESIHKLTLRRAREQSLQTARLPIREYMVRAPNARNYHSETLAINQVFDVLSTYYDTRSWPAALRAGVSSGKGYVLPDTAEQVETAQCTTTAQENALFCGEELHRQEVPT; the protein is encoded by the exons ATGGAGGAGGCAGGGTCGGCGGCGGGGATGGAGGCGGCGGCGAGCGAGGCGGAGGCGGCGGTGGTGGCCGAGGCGCTGCGGCTGCTGCGGATCGAGCCTTCGGCCGCGGGCGGTCccagcgcggggcgggcgggcggcgcggagGAGCCGTGCTCG AGGAACGCGCTGCGGAAGCGCCGGCGCTGGCAGCGGGTTCTCGCCGCCCGGCGCGGGAAGCggcggcaggagcggcagcgccgcCGGGCACGGCGGGCACCGGCGGACGGAATCGGCCCGGGACCGGCGCTCGgcagcggccccgccgggcccgggcCGCCCTCCCTCCGCCGCGGAAGGGTCCCGGCCGCCCTGGCCACGGAGCGGCTGCTGGaggcgcgggcggcggggccgcggctctGCGTGGACCTCGGCGTGGGCGGCAGCATGACCGAGAAG GAGAGTGGCCGCCTCGCTTCCCAGATCCGCAGGCTCTACGGGGCgaaccgccgcgccgctcggcCCTTCTGGCTGTGCCTCACGGGGTTCGCGGCGGGGACGCCGGTTTACGAGCAGTGCTTCCGCATGAACGACGGCTTCGCCGGATACCTG ATGGATACAACTCCACAGAGTTACCTGGACCTGTTTCCTTTGGATGCCATTGTTTATCTCACTCCTGACTCTGAGAACG TGCTTGAAGACATCGATCCAGACAAAGTGTatgtgctgggagggctggtGGATGAGAGCATTCACAAG ctgacCCTGCGGAGGGCACGGGAGCAGTCCCTGCAGACAGCCCGCCTCCCCATCCGCGAGTACATGGTGAGAGCCCCCAATGCCAGGAACTACCACTCCGAGACGCTGGCCATCAACCAGG TCTTTGATGTCCTGTCCACCTACTACGACACACGGAGCTGGCCGGCAGCCCTGAGGGCTGGAGTTTCCTCTGGAAAAGGCTACGTGCTACCGGATACAGCAGAACAGGTGGAGACAGCCCAGTGCACCACTACTGCCCAAGAAAACGCTTTATTTTGTGGTGAGGAGCTGCACAGGCAGGAAGTACCAACATGA